One window from the genome of Pogoniulus pusillus isolate bPogPus1 chromosome 7, bPogPus1.pri, whole genome shotgun sequence encodes:
- the PROKR1 gene encoding prokineticin receptor 1, translated as MEQAKHSSNATVNLNFAAIYNLHNGDLISLRNFSFPFNFNYSDYDLPLDSEDDMTKTRTFFAAKIVIGVALVGIMLICGIGNFIFIAALARYKKLRNLTNLLIANLAISDFIVAIVCCPFEMDYYVVRQLSWEHGHILCASVNYLRTVSIYVSTNALLAIAVDRYLAIVHPLKPRMNYQTATFLIALVWIVSILVAIPSAYFATETVLFIVKKQQKIFCGQIWPVDQQMYYKSYFLFIFGIEFVAPVITMTLCYARISRELWFKTVPGFQTDQIRKRLRCRRKTVMVLMCILIAYVLCWAPFYGFAIIRDFFPTIFVKEKHYLTAFYIVECIAMSNSMINTMCFVTVKNNTMKYFKKIMLLRWSSKYTGSKSSTDLDLRTNAVPVTEEVECIKLK; from the exons ATGGAGCAAGCAAAACACAGCTCAAATGCTACTGTCAACCTCAACTTTGCTGCAATCTACAACCTCCACAATGGTGATTTAATCTCCTTGCGaaacttctccttccctttcaaTTTTAATTACAGTGACTATGACCTGCCACTGGACAGTGAAGATGACATGACCAAAACCCGCACCTTCTTTGCAGCCAAGATTGTGATTGGGGTGGCTCTGGTTGGCATCATGTTGATCTGTGGCATTGGCAACTTCATCTTCATTGCTGCTCTTGCTCGCTACAAGAAGCTGCGAAACCTCACTAACCTGCTGATTGCCAACCTGGCCATCTCAGACTTCATTGTGGCCATTGTCTGCTGTCCCTTTGAGATGGACTACTATGTGGTGAGGCAGTTGTCCTGGGAGCACGGCCACATCCTCTGTGCCTCAGTCAACTACCTACGGACTGTCTCCATCTACGTTTCTACCAACGCCCTCTTGGCCATAGCTGTTGACAG GTATCTGGCTATTGTCCACCCACTGAAACCACGCATGAATTACCAAACAGCAACCTTCCTGATCGCCTTGGTCTGGATCGTCTCCATACTTGTAGCAATCCCATCTGCATACTTCGCTACTGAAACAGTGTTGTTTATagtgaaaaagcagcagaaaatttTCTGTGGTCAGATTTGGCCAGTTGACCAGCAGATGTACTACAAATCGTACTTCCTCTTCATCTTTGGCATTGAATTTGTTGCACCTGTGATTACGATGACCCTGTGTTATGCCAGGATCTCTCGGGAGCTTTGGTTCAAAACTGTGCCAGGATTTCAGACAGATCAGATCAGGAAAAGGCTTCGATGCAGAAGGAAAACTGTGATGGTACTGATGTGCATCCTGATTGCCTACGTCCTCTGCTGGGCACCTTTCTATGGCTTCGCAATCATCCGTGACTTTTTCCCCACCATCTTTGTGAAGGAAAAGCATTACCTTACTGCTTTTTACATTGTTGAATGCATTGCCATGAGCAACAGCATGATTAACACCATGTGCTTTGTAACTGTAAAAAATAATACCATGAAGTATTTCAAGAAGATCATGTTGCTCAGGTGGAGCTCAAAATACACTGGAAGCAAATCGAGCACAGATCTAGACCTGAGAACAAATGCAGTGCCAGTCACGGAGGAGGTAGAGTGCATAAAACTGAAATAA